The Anaerolineae bacterium genome has a segment encoding these proteins:
- a CDS encoding alpha-galactosidase yields MIHPLEPEGNDFSPLLQGTISRVEYEVEGKTHCLRLQAPEGEDEFIAVKRFISRELFTSVKLEVFNKSGNPLSIKRLIVLEVEKEGLKLEGPTSSWRFYQNGWQSWSPSFARLISDGLYVDPATDAYRRMHQPHFDLAGARKLSSEWFTVVAPPEGLSLLLGFVTSSRQLGEISLTLTNSKGISELSACCYADGFPLSPGEKFLSEELVLACGDNPCELLEAYGSLWGERMQAKQSRSFTGWCTWYYFYGENTEEEVLKCVRKARELALPFEYIIVDDGYQRAIGDWLEVNRDKFPSGLKFLAEEIKRAGFRPALWVAPFAVGEDSRLMAEHPDWVLRSEEGEPVLAWEHWGVPCYGLDLSVQEVQSWLKELFHILRRDLGFEFFKLDFLFAGAMPGRRRNPRITRAQAVRQGLEAIREGAGDDVYLLGCGAPLGPSIGLVDAMRIGPDVHPDWSPFWRDLSSPSAENSIRNTMTRYFFHRRLWANDPDCVLVRTRDDQSNLVLNEVRSLVSIVGLSGGAVVDSDNLLSLRRGRSNYLRRILPPSPESATTVDLFRHEQPSIMVMKIKRPWGEWWVAGVLNWSNRTVTTNLTLEELGIPPGRYHVYNYWRGRYLGVTDGTIILKRHQPHETVLLGIRPSLSEPQLLSSTFHITQGGVEIQEVKRLVAGKELRLWFHLKKPGIQFGKLLFVLPEGWKEGWARVDDRKQALLKIAKGVVGLGFTLEKEALVEVSFFKE; encoded by the coding sequence ATGATTCACCCCCTTGAACCCGAAGGGAACGATTTCAGCCCCCTCCTGCAGGGTACAATTTCCCGCGTTGAATACGAGGTAGAAGGAAAAACCCATTGCCTCCGCCTGCAGGCTCCCGAGGGGGAAGACGAGTTCATCGCGGTCAAGAGGTTTATCTCCCGAGAACTTTTTACCTCGGTAAAGCTTGAAGTCTTCAACAAGAGCGGCAACCCCCTTTCCATAAAGAGGCTCATAGTCCTTGAGGTGGAAAAGGAGGGGTTAAAGTTAGAAGGCCCCACTTCTTCTTGGCGTTTTTACCAGAACGGATGGCAATCCTGGTCCCCATCTTTTGCCAGATTGATAAGCGATGGCCTCTATGTAGATCCTGCCACCGATGCCTACCGGAGGATGCACCAGCCCCATTTTGATCTGGCTGGCGCCAGAAAACTGAGCAGCGAATGGTTTACAGTAGTTGCTCCACCTGAAGGCTTATCCCTCCTTCTGGGATTCGTCACTTCGTCCAGGCAACTCGGAGAAATATCCTTAACCCTTACTAACTCCAAAGGTATATCCGAACTTTCGGCTTGCTGTTACGCTGATGGCTTCCCCCTTTCTCCCGGGGAGAAATTCCTCTCGGAAGAACTTGTCCTGGCCTGTGGTGATAACCCATGCGAACTTCTGGAAGCTTACGGATCCCTCTGGGGCGAAAGGATGCAAGCCAAACAGTCTCGCTCTTTCACCGGGTGGTGCACCTGGTATTACTTTTACGGTGAAAACACCGAGGAAGAAGTCCTCAAATGTGTCCGTAAGGCCAGGGAGCTGGCTCTACCCTTTGAGTACATCATTGTAGATGACGGCTACCAGCGCGCTATCGGAGATTGGCTTGAAGTAAACAGAGATAAATTCCCCTCCGGCTTGAAGTTTCTGGCAGAGGAGATAAAAAGAGCAGGCTTCCGTCCAGCTTTGTGGGTCGCCCCCTTTGCCGTTGGCGAAGATTCCCGCCTCATGGCCGAACATCCCGATTGGGTCCTGAGAAGTGAAGAAGGGGAACCTGTTCTGGCATGGGAGCACTGGGGAGTTCCCTGCTACGGTCTGGATCTATCCGTCCAGGAAGTCCAGAGCTGGCTCAAAGAACTCTTCCACATTCTCCGCAGAGATTTGGGATTTGAGTTCTTCAAATTGGATTTCCTCTTTGCCGGAGCGATGCCCGGGCGAAGGCGTAACCCCCGTATAACCAGAGCGCAAGCCGTTAGGCAGGGGCTTGAAGCGATAAGGGAAGGTGCTGGAGATGATGTTTACCTCCTCGGGTGCGGGGCTCCCCTGGGCCCTTCCATTGGGCTAGTGGACGCCATGAGGATTGGGCCAGATGTTCACCCCGATTGGAGTCCTTTCTGGCGGGATTTATCGTCCCCATCAGCCGAAAACTCCATCCGTAACACCATGACCCGTTATTTCTTCCACCGCCGTTTGTGGGCCAACGACCCCGATTGCGTCCTGGTCCGCACGCGCGACGACCAATCAAACCTGGTCCTGAACGAAGTCCGGTCCTTGGTGAGCATAGTGGGTTTAAGTGGAGGAGCAGTGGTGGATAGCGATAACCTCCTCTCCCTGAGGAGAGGCAGGTCCAACTACCTGCGCCGGATATTACCTCCTTCTCCCGAAAGCGCTACAACCGTGGACCTTTTCCGACACGAACAGCCATCCATCATGGTGATGAAAATTAAAAGGCCATGGGGTGAATGGTGGGTGGCAGGAGTTCTTAACTGGAGCAACCGCACCGTAACTACCAATCTGACCCTAGAGGAATTGGGCATACCACCAGGACGCTACCACGTCTACAATTACTGGCGCGGGCGCTATCTGGGCGTGACCGATGGCACCATTATCCTGAAAAGACATCAGCCCCATGAAACTGTCCTTCTGGGCATAAGGCCCTCTCTTTCTGAACCCCAACTTCTTTCTTCCACCTTCCATATAACCCAAGGAGGGGTTGAGATTCAGGAAGTTAAACGCTTAGTCGCGGGTAAAGAACTCAGGCTGTGGTTTCACCTCAAGAAGCCTGGTATCCAGTTTGGCAAACTCCTCTTTGTTCTTCCGGAAGGGTGGAAGGAAGGCTGGGCTCGGGTCGATGACCGTAAGCAAGCCCTCCTGAAGATAGCGAAAGGGGTGGTGGGCTTAGGCTTTACCCTGGAAAAAGAAGCATTGGTGGAGGTAAGCTTCTTCAAAGAGTAA
- a CDS encoding SDR family oxidoreductase has product MRILITGAAGFIGSHLCDRFIREGHEVIGMDNFITGTPDNIAHLFGNKRFLFIEHDVTNFIYVPGPLDAVLHFASPASPVDYMKYPIQTLKVGALGTHKALGLAKAKGARFLLASTSEVYGDPLVHPQPESYWGNVNPIGPRGVYDEAKRFAEALTMAYHRHHGLETRIARIFNTYGPRMRLDDGRVIPNFIGQALRGEPLTVYGDGQQTRSFCYIEDMVEGIYRLLFSDEVEPVNLGNPEEMRILDLAYLINEIVGNRSGIEFKPSPPDDPRLRRPDITKARKILGWEPKVPLEEGLRLTIEWFREKLK; this is encoded by the coding sequence ATGCGCATCCTTATAACCGGGGCTGCTGGGTTTATAGGTTCTCACCTCTGCGACAGGTTTATAAGGGAAGGGCATGAAGTCATCGGGATGGATAACTTCATTACAGGCACACCCGACAACATAGCTCACCTTTTTGGGAACAAGCGTTTTCTATTTATAGAGCACGATGTCACCAATTTCATTTACGTTCCTGGGCCTCTTGACGCAGTTTTGCACTTTGCCTCGCCGGCTAGCCCTGTGGATTACATGAAATACCCCATTCAAACCCTCAAGGTGGGAGCACTAGGGACCCACAAAGCCCTGGGGCTTGCCAAAGCCAAAGGAGCTCGCTTCCTTCTGGCTTCCACCTCCGAAGTTTACGGCGACCCTCTGGTCCATCCCCAGCCTGAAAGCTACTGGGGCAATGTTAACCCCATAGGCCCCCGGGGAGTATACGATGAAGCCAAGCGTTTCGCCGAAGCCCTTACTATGGCCTACCACCGCCACCACGGGCTGGAAACGCGAATCGCCAGGATTTTTAACACCTATGGGCCCAGGATGCGTCTTGATGACGGTAGAGTTATCCCCAATTTTATTGGACAGGCTTTACGAGGCGAGCCTCTAACTGTCTATGGGGATGGTCAACAGACCCGAAGCTTCTGCTACATAGAGGATATGGTGGAAGGTATATACCGGCTTCTTTTTTCCGACGAAGTGGAACCTGTTAACCTGGGCAACCCTGAGGAGATGCGGATATTAGATCTTGCTTACTTGATCAATGAAATTGTGGGCAACCGGTCTGGAATAGAGTTTAAACCTTCTCCTCCGGATGACCCGCGGCTTCGCCGGCCAGATATAACTAAAGCCAGGAAAATTCTGGGGTGGGAGCCAAAAGTCCCTTTAGAGGAGGGTTTGCGGCTCACTATAGAGTGGTTCAGGGAGAAGCTGAAGTAA
- a CDS encoding diacylglycerol kinase family lipid kinase produces the protein MERIMVIVNPIAANGKVGRKWPSVKEFLEKRGIPFSFALTQYPAHAIALAAEAVERGFKTIVAFGGDGTLNEMVNGVFRHGISSEITLGAIPGGTGSDFTRSLGLPRDPIKAFEKILEGETTRVDLGEIECFKEGRPERRYFINVAGLGFDAVVAERTNRLPKFMGGTLPYLFSLLVTLLTYKSLPFKINIDSQTLELKAYLVVVANGKYFGGGMFIAPEAVLDDGKFYVAIGEDMSRFEFLSLVPSVYKGTHIAHPKVKVYEAQTVKVSSEVTLYIEAEGEVVGVAPATFKVHPRAVNFLC, from the coding sequence ATGGAGAGGATTATGGTAATAGTGAACCCGATAGCAGCCAATGGTAAGGTGGGAAGGAAATGGCCTTCCGTCAAGGAGTTTTTGGAGAAAAGAGGGATCCCATTTTCTTTTGCCCTTACTCAATACCCCGCCCACGCTATAGCTTTAGCCGCTGAAGCGGTGGAAAGAGGGTTCAAAACTATCGTAGCCTTTGGAGGAGATGGGACTTTGAACGAAATGGTGAACGGGGTTTTCCGACATGGGATTTCTTCCGAAATCACCCTTGGGGCTATTCCAGGGGGCACTGGCTCGGATTTTACCCGTTCCCTTGGACTCCCGCGAGACCCCATCAAGGCTTTTGAGAAAATACTGGAAGGGGAAACCACTCGGGTTGACCTTGGGGAAATAGAGTGCTTCAAAGAGGGCAGGCCTGAAAGGCGCTATTTCATCAATGTGGCAGGATTGGGCTTTGATGCTGTGGTGGCTGAGAGAACTAACAGGTTGCCTAAATTTATGGGTGGAACGCTCCCTTACCTCTTCAGCCTCTTAGTTACCCTTTTGACTTATAAAAGCCTTCCCTTTAAAATAAACATTGATTCCCAGACCCTTGAGCTTAAAGCCTACCTTGTAGTGGTGGCTAACGGGAAGTATTTCGGTGGAGGGATGTTCATAGCGCCTGAAGCGGTATTGGACGATGGCAAATTCTATGTGGCCATAGGAGAAGATATGAGCCGGTTTGAGTTCCTTTCCCTTGTGCCCAGCGTTTACAAGGGTACCCACATTGCTCATCCCAAAGTAAAAGTCTACGAAGCCCAGACTGTAAAAGTTAGCTCTGAAGTTACCCTTTACATAGAAGCTGAGGGGGAAGTTGTAGGAGTGGCCCCGGCCACCTTTAAGGTTCACCCTCGCGCGGTGAATTTCCTCTGCTGA
- the pth gene encoding aminoacyl-tRNA hydrolase codes for MAGKVIVGLGNPGPQYAETRHNVGFQFVDYLARKHNITFSEFRFNAHLALGTIKGQEVILVKPLTFMNLSGQAVKPLVKSLAVPLHDLLVVYDDMDLPVGAIRFRPKGGAGGHRGMRSIIEALGHQDFPRLRFGIGRPIRGDPVDYVLGEFSEEEKAAIALAFEKAVDVVEGWVEKGLEEALRRFSLLTVTEG; via the coding sequence ATGGCTGGCAAGGTTATCGTAGGGCTCGGGAACCCTGGACCTCAATATGCCGAAACTCGCCATAATGTGGGCTTTCAATTTGTGGATTACCTGGCCAGGAAACACAATATAACCTTTTCCGAGTTCCGTTTTAATGCTCACCTGGCTCTTGGAACGATAAAAGGCCAGGAAGTTATACTGGTCAAACCCCTGACTTTCATGAACCTGAGCGGGCAAGCTGTTAAGCCTCTGGTTAAATCTCTGGCTGTTCCTCTCCACGACCTTCTGGTGGTTTACGATGATATGGACCTTCCGGTCGGTGCTATAAGGTTCAGACCGAAAGGAGGAGCCGGAGGGCATCGGGGTATGCGCTCCATTATTGAAGCGCTGGGCCATCAGGACTTTCCAAGACTCCGCTTTGGCATTGGCCGTCCAATTAGAGGGGACCCTGTGGATTACGTGCTGGGGGAGTTCTCTGAAGAGGAAAAAGCGGCTATAGCTTTGGCCTTTGAAAAGGCTGTGGATGTAGTGGAGGGATGGGTGGAGAAGGGGCTGGAAGAAGCTTTGCGGAGGTTTTCGCTCCTGACAGTTACTGAAGGGTAG
- the obgE gene encoding GTPase ObgE, giving the protein MFFDEARIYVKAGNGGNGCVSFRREKFVPFGGPDGGDGGKGGDVYLVVDPHINTLIHFKKRSHFKAQSGQHGRGKKQAGKSGEDLYIPVPPGTVVRDANTGEFIADLVEPGQKVLVAKGGRGGRGNAAFATPVNQAPRFAEKGEPGEERWLYLELKLIADAGIVGVPNAGKSTLLAAVSAARPKIAPYPFTTLEPNLGVVTVGDYDFVLADIPGLIEGAHRGAGLGHKFLRHIERTRVIIHLLDGLSPDPMKDFEAINRELALFSDRLAAKPQIVAFNKMDIPEVREKWPQIRDSFAKAGCGVYPISAATGEGVWELMRAVAALLQEMPKEMPALVEEEVTPAMKKEPLFTISRDGGVWRIRGQEIERIAATINWEQEEAISLFHRKLEKLGVIKALRRMGIQDGDTVVIGDMELEWKE; this is encoded by the coding sequence ATGTTTTTTGATGAAGCCAGGATTTACGTAAAAGCTGGGAACGGTGGTAACGGTTGTGTTAGTTTCCGGAGGGAAAAGTTTGTCCCCTTCGGTGGCCCCGATGGAGGCGATGGTGGGAAAGGAGGGGATGTTTATCTTGTTGTGGACCCTCACATCAATACGCTGATTCATTTTAAGAAGCGCTCGCATTTCAAAGCTCAATCTGGACAGCACGGTCGGGGGAAGAAGCAGGCTGGGAAAAGCGGCGAAGACCTCTACATCCCGGTTCCTCCCGGGACAGTGGTTAGGGATGCAAATACAGGGGAATTCATAGCTGACCTTGTAGAGCCAGGTCAGAAGGTTTTAGTGGCTAAGGGTGGCAGGGGGGGCAGGGGAAATGCTGCTTTCGCGACCCCTGTGAACCAGGCTCCCAGGTTTGCTGAAAAGGGTGAACCTGGCGAGGAGCGCTGGCTTTACCTTGAACTCAAACTTATAGCTGATGCGGGGATAGTCGGTGTCCCCAACGCTGGCAAATCCACCTTGCTGGCCGCAGTAAGCGCCGCACGCCCCAAAATAGCCCCGTATCCTTTCACCACTCTGGAACCCAACCTCGGAGTGGTAACAGTGGGGGATTACGATTTCGTTCTGGCTGATATCCCTGGCCTTATAGAAGGAGCCCACAGGGGAGCGGGACTCGGCCACAAATTCCTGCGCCACATAGAGCGCACAAGGGTTATAATCCATTTATTGGATGGCCTGAGCCCGGATCCCATGAAAGACTTTGAGGCTATAAACCGGGAGCTAGCTCTTTTCAGTGACCGTCTGGCCGCCAAACCTCAAATCGTAGCCTTTAACAAAATGGACATCCCTGAAGTGAGGGAGAAATGGCCTCAAATAAGGGATTCCTTCGCAAAAGCAGGCTGTGGGGTTTACCCCATATCGGCCGCCACAGGAGAGGGGGTTTGGGAACTCATGAGAGCTGTGGCTGCTCTCCTGCAGGAAATGCCGAAGGAAATGCCAGCCCTTGTAGAAGAAGAGGTCACCCCCGCGATGAAAAAAGAACCGCTGTTTACAATATCCCGGGATGGAGGAGTGTGGAGAATAAGGGGGCAGGAGATTGAGAGGATTGCTGCCACTATAAACTGGGAACAGGAAGAGGCCATTTCTCTATTTCACAGAAAACTGGAAAAGCTTGGTGTGATAAAAGCCCTGCGCCGGATGGGAATCCAGGATGGCGATACGGTTGTTATAGGGGATATGGAGCTGGAGTGGAAAGAGTGA
- the nadD gene encoding nicotinate-nucleotide adenylyltransferase has product MERVKIGIIGGTFDPIHYGHLIIAEEARVRVGLAKVIFIPAGHPPHKLRRPYSPAHHRYRMVELAISSNPYFEVSPIEVNRPGPSYSVDTVAMLRKEMGSDSELYFIMGVDSLAGILTWHRPDELIKLCKIIAVNRPGYGVDIEALDSVIPGIKKQVIFIKAPEIGISSTEIQERVREGLPIRYLVPPEVERYIYEHNLYKDYRDEKS; this is encoded by the coding sequence GTGGAAAGAGTGAAAATAGGCATTATTGGGGGAACTTTTGACCCCATCCACTACGGCCATCTTATAATAGCTGAGGAGGCGAGGGTTAGAGTAGGCCTGGCTAAAGTTATTTTCATTCCAGCCGGACACCCTCCCCACAAGTTGAGGAGGCCTTATTCGCCGGCCCACCATCGCTACAGAATGGTGGAGCTGGCCATTTCTTCCAACCCTTACTTTGAAGTCTCCCCAATTGAAGTGAACAGACCAGGGCCCTCTTATTCGGTAGACACTGTAGCCATGCTGCGAAAGGAGATGGGGTCCGATTCAGAATTGTATTTCATCATGGGGGTGGATTCGTTGGCCGGCATCCTCACCTGGCACAGGCCTGACGAGCTCATAAAACTCTGCAAGATAATAGCTGTGAACCGCCCAGGATACGGTGTGGACATAGAGGCTCTGGATAGCGTCATACCCGGGATAAAGAAGCAGGTGATATTCATAAAAGCCCCGGAGATAGGCATCTCTTCCACCGAGATCCAGGAAAGAGTGCGGGAGGGCCTGCCCATAAGATACCTGGTCCCGCCGGAGGTTGAACGATACATTTACGAGCACAATTTATATAAGGATTACCGGGATGAGAAATCGTGA
- a CDS encoding carboxypeptidase-like regulatory domain-containing protein, with the protein MRNREYVLAFFIILIMLLIMACAGVFMLWNLSWMIRSRTEVVQFFTPTFTPSPVPPLPSPTPALSPTPSPTPSPTPIFWPKPTPTPTFTPVPSPTPTPILFPFTLAGPVRPAPERGCFIGSIFGFIRDASGNPLAGVRVKVFNPWGYEAVSVSKGGPDLGYYDIILSTQPSIWYVVVISEDGRDLSPRITVEHKENSPACHYQVDWVKVR; encoded by the coding sequence ATGAGAAATCGTGAATATGTGCTGGCTTTCTTTATCATTTTGATTATGCTTCTCATCATGGCCTGCGCGGGTGTGTTTATGCTCTGGAATTTATCCTGGATGATCCGTTCCAGAACAGAAGTGGTCCAGTTTTTTACCCCAACCTTCACTCCTTCGCCAGTTCCCCCTTTGCCTTCTCCTACCCCTGCCTTGAGTCCAACACCATCTCCAACCCCTTCTCCTACCCCTATTTTCTGGCCAAAACCCACCCCTACTCCTACTTTCACTCCCGTTCCATCTCCTACCCCCACACCTATCCTTTTCCCCTTCACCCTTGCAGGTCCTGTGAGACCAGCTCCTGAGAGAGGATGTTTTATAGGAAGCATTTTTGGTTTTATAAGAGATGCGTCGGGAAATCCACTGGCTGGGGTTAGGGTTAAGGTTTTCAATCCCTGGGGTTATGAAGCGGTATCGGTCTCAAAGGGTGGGCCGGACCTGGGCTATTACGATATCATTCTCAGCACCCAACCATCTATATGGTATGTGGTAGTCATAAGTGAAGATGGCAGAGATTTAAGCCCCAGGATTACAGTGGAACATAAGGAAAATTCCCCCGCTTGTCACTACCAGGTGGATTGGGTCAAGGTGCGGTGA
- a CDS encoding inositol monophosphatase, which produces MEELFRKVAFEAAIRAGNIIVSMLEKPREIHSKGPKDIVTDADFAAERAIIEIITSWFPEHSICSEEKPFRQSNSPYTWYIDPLDGTTNYSHRFPVFCTSVALAEREEVILGVVYEPLNNRLFWAQKGHGAYLNGKPLRVSSISSLEESLMGLDLPRPQALRKGFSSFLPKLVERVFTIRAMGSAVLGFCFVAAGWLEAYLHLALNPWDLAAGALIVEEAGGKITQVNGKPWNVEAKALLASNGLLHQEFLKILGNFTAP; this is translated from the coding sequence ATGGAAGAACTGTTCAGAAAGGTAGCTTTTGAGGCAGCTATCAGGGCTGGGAATATAATCGTTTCAATGTTGGAAAAGCCCCGAGAAATTCACTCCAAAGGGCCAAAAGATATCGTTACTGACGCCGATTTTGCTGCTGAAAGGGCCATAATTGAAATTATAACTTCCTGGTTCCCGGAACACTCCATCTGTTCTGAAGAAAAACCCTTTCGTCAGAGCAATTCCCCCTACACTTGGTATATTGACCCGCTGGACGGAACTACCAATTATTCCCATCGTTTCCCCGTTTTCTGCACTTCTGTGGCTCTGGCGGAGAGGGAGGAAGTAATTCTGGGCGTGGTTTATGAACCTTTAAACAATCGCCTCTTCTGGGCCCAGAAGGGCCATGGAGCCTATCTAAACGGCAAACCTCTGAGAGTAAGTTCCATTTCTTCCCTTGAGGAGAGTTTGATGGGCTTGGATTTGCCACGTCCCCAGGCCCTCAGGAAGGGTTTTAGCTCTTTTCTGCCTAAATTGGTAGAAAGGGTTTTCACCATAAGAGCTATGGGCTCGGCCGTGCTGGGGTTTTGCTTTGTAGCTGCCGGCTGGCTTGAGGCTTACCTTCACCTCGCCCTGAATCCCTGGGACCTGGCTGCCGGTGCTCTGATAGTAGAGGAGGCAGGCGGAAAAATCACTCAGGTGAATGGCAAACCGTGGAATGTTGAAGCAAAAGCCCTCTTAGCTTCCAACGGCCTCCTTCACCAGGAATTCCTCAAAATTCTAGGAAATTTCACCGCACCTTGA